Part of the Melopsittacus undulatus isolate bMelUnd1 chromosome 7, bMelUnd1.mat.Z, whole genome shotgun sequence genome is shown below.
TTAATTAAGGAAAATGATTGCTAGAGGATAAAATtcacaaatgaaaacatcaagAACAGAATTTACTTCTTGGGATGAAAGcataaaatactttctttttaaatcagttcAGTTTACTATTTATAGTTCTGATATAGTTCTGGTTTCACAGCTTTGACTTTTACATACCGTGAAGACtcacactttcttttcttctaggTCTTTTTTATGCTTGGCACTGACCAATATGGTGCTTGTCACAGTCATGTATGTTCCTAAAAACCCAAAGGCTGGCACAGACAAGCAGAACACGTAACATATACTCTTAATTAAAATGCTCTAGACATGTCATAATTTCAACTTAATTCCACAAatgtgatggaaaaaaaaacctctttcacttttaattctagtcacagattttattttttatatacttACTGCAGTAATTATTGGAAAACTGACCACAGCACTGAGATAATGATTGGCTATGAACCAGCAGCAATTGGCTACTGCCCAAAGCACACCAGAGACAAACCCTAGAAAAACAAATCCCAATCAAAAACATGCACAGCAAGGTATAGACAGCAATTTGTGGAACATTTATATTTATAGCATAGTACAGAAAAagcatgtatgtattttttttaactacgTTAACAAGCTGGCTCTGATAATCTAAACCAAAGCTCAAGAGACAAAATCAGCTGCATCAACTGAAGTAGCAAATTAATTAAAGTTCATATTTTTCTGGGCAATGTGCTCTCCACTCTGGCAGTCAGGTTTTGAAAATCTGCAATGTCATTTGCTCCAGTTTCAGATTAGAACAAAATTTATCATTGTTTCCtaactttttaattaaacaaatagAAGTGATCTTTCAAAAGAGACAAAGGTCAAATGAAGAGACTTGAAAGGTAAACTACAATTCCAACACATGGCTTAAACTGACTACTGAAAACAGTCACAAGTAACTGAACTTAATTTGTAATTTGAAAACCAGTCCTACCTGGCAAAATGGCTTGGGGATAAACATtaggtttatttttcctgactGCACAGTAGATCAAAAAGTAGACAGTACTTGTAAGAAATATTCCACTGAAGTGTGCAAAAACATAATCCAAATCTAAAAGAGAAATCATGAAATTACATTAGTCTAAACCATCAGTTATTAATTTTAACTAATTTCACTGACAGCATTCACATAGATAAAAAACCCGTATGGTGCTACTTCTAACAACTCAAATTCAGTTGTGATTGTGACCAACATAGCTGCGAGGCTGACTGGATGGATGTGGTcaattacatatatattaaatgTGAATTAACTGCTGTGTTAACCTTAACATTTATTACAGGCTTTTATATTTCTGTGAGTTGTTATTTTTGGAAATCTGTAAGTCAAAGTactgaataattttattaaaacctTAAGAAAATACTCAGGTGAGGCTAGAAAACTGGGGGAAGGGATTTTACATAACTGCATCCTCTCCTGACCATCTAAATTTGTACTCCTGTATACAGCcttatttctttactgtataTTTAAGTGCAAGACAACTGCACACACTGTGGAATCTAGACACGGCagagttttgtctttttgttatCTTGAAGAACGCATCACAATTTCGGTCACTATAATCAATAACAATAATCCTTTATGGACCTCATATGTGATAAAGAGATtgtttctgagcaacctgatgtagtggaaggtgttccagcccatggcaggggggttggaactagatgacctttaaggtcccttccaatccaaaccattctatgattatatgtaGCAAGGTGATTGCTGTCTCCTTGGAGTTGTAAATTCTCAACAGGACAGGCAGCTATAGTAATGTTAACATCTGTTATGTCTAGCTGGGGAATATACAGGCTGCCAGTATTCAAGAGAAATTGTAAGTGACATAACAAACAATTTCTTAATGGCAGTATTATGACTTCTCCGCAATATGTTGCTCTTAAACTGCAGCTGGTATTACCTGATAAGATGATACactaaatattaagaaaaaaatgtctgtggAAATGTTTGAAATTGGCAATTAAGCTTATGTAAAAaggtttctgtttcaaaacctACAAGGTTTTAATTACTTATATTGCTATATATCTCTTCTCTGCATGAGTTATGATCAaccctcttctcttcctttactGGTGTACTAATTTGGTAACTGGAAAGCTTGTGCCCTTGTTTGCCTCATGCTCCAGGCATACAAACTTTGCATTTTGAGATTGCTGGTATTTAATACCTTCTGGAACATAGCTATGAGTGAAGCATGGTATCTTCTGGGCTGTTTCTCACTGTTTTTAACAGTGCAATGAGAGTGCTAATACTGTGACTATGACAATACGTGACAATGCAAAACTGGTATGCTGTACAGCCTATTTTCAAGCTTATCAAGAATTTCACTTTATACCTTTGAAAAAGCAGGAGAACACAacagactgaaaataaagtaGAAGTAATCTATAAGCCTTTACCAAATTGACTGGCTCCTGCGTATACAGTTGCATTTCTTCTTCCATGATCCTTGATGTAAAGTACTGGTACAAAACTGGAACCATATAGTATTCCAGCTACTACAGCTAGGCTACATcctctttaaaaagaacaaaatttggaaaaaatagCCAAGTGTTAATTAGAAAAGTAAGTAACACATTTAAGACAAATCAAGTATTGCAGTTAAAGACTGTGTAGGATATGAAAATTGCTAGCAACaccataaaaataatacattttagcgtatttttattttctactgcaGAAATGGCTCAACACAGTAACTTAGTTTTCCAATGCTTTGTGGCCATGTAACACAGACAATTCCTGCCCCAAAAGTCTGCAGTATAGATTaaggaccaaaaaaaaaggcacctAGGATTTCCTGAAAGCAAACctaggagaaaacaaacaaattaaaatgctcCCACCCCAAGCTTCACTGTTTCAGTCTATATATTCTTCATAACTCTTGAGGTTCACTGCCTCTTTAATCCCCATATTATTGCATTCTTGACTGTTTCCATTTTACACGCTGGCCTCTCGctagctgctgcttcttccttgaAGCACTTCTGTCTCCCTACCACACCACCATGCCTTCTCCAGATGTATTCACTTGGACACCACACCTGGAATCATGCTATTTGCATAGGCTCCTTCTGTGCTGGAGTGCTAATCAACCAGGTGATAAAAAGTAGCTCTATAATTACTTAGTTGCTATTGATATTTACTTTGCcaaatatttgttcttttacAGTAGTAACTGATACTTAATTGGTAAGGTAAAGCACACTCAACAGTACAAAGGAAACAATCTAATTAGTTGTGCAGCTATTCATACGTAGGTATGCACACTATACTGGTACCTTAAAACCTGTAATTTATTAGTGCATGACTGTGCTagaaaaaccacaaaatgaaaattctgCTCTTAATGCTGTCTTCAGTTACTTTCTCTGGCTACCTGGCTGTATCAGTAAGAGAACTGTTAATAACTTACACAAGCCTCTTTTTTGCTGGAGAAAGTCTGTTCACCCACGAATCATCAGAGGCATCTTCAGGAACATTAATGGACTGCAAAAAGCCAAGAGGTTTCACACaagtttagtttaaaataaataatctcaAACATTGTGTTAAGCAGAACAGTTTTTctctaataaaaagaaaacagaaacaaaaggaatttaCAGAAGTACTCTGAAGAAagtagaattattttcttttaataaaacaacTAATAATTAGATCTACCTATGTTGAAGTCTGTAAGGTTGGATATGCACTTTGGATTTACTACATAACAGAGCACTCACTatcattttgttttaatctgtATGCGGGTAGATTTGACTTTCAGAACTTGTCCTTTCTTAACTTTGATAAATTATTTAATctagattttatttataatatgGGTTTGCCTCATGTTGATAGCTCTGGTGTTACTATCAGAGTATCAGGACTGTTTGCAAACAGGGAAATTAAGGCACATCTGCACCATAAAGAAATTGCAACACCATTTTATTCTAATCCTGTAATTGGCCTGTCTTCTATGATTTGTCTGGTAGACTTGAACCTCTAGTGAGCATCAAGCACAGCTAGAAAACTTTGAGAGACTCTCTCTTCAGGTAGCAACTGAATACTGACCTACAAGAGTAAAGGACAATGGTACTAGGAACCTATTGTTCTCCATCTTCTGTTGCCAATGTGGCATCCCTCATTGACCTCCGATCTGTGCCACAGCTGATACTGAGAATTCTCCTAGACATTCTCCTGGCTCAATAACATGGCAAAAATTTGGTGGATAACAGTTATACATTGTTGCCTTTCATCTAAGTACCCTCCCAGCTGTGTAGTTAAGTTTCAATTAAACTTGCTTCCTCTTCTCAGATAGGAAAGTAACACACTCTGTCTTTTATATACTGTCTGTCATAATGAAAAGGGACTTCTATGTCTTTTACACCTCACAATAGagaaaaacacttgaaaaaacCTTCTCTGTTGATCACATTTTGTTGTATATACaagattttcaaattaaatataatcatacaatagttagggttggaatcAATACATAATTATGTAATTTCATGTAGTCTACCATAAATGTTAACCAATCTGGTTAacattaagcattttttttgtttttaaatggataTGTATTTTCACTGCTGTAAAATAACAACTGTAGAGTACTTACACTTTCTCTCAGTAAAGGCGTGCTTTCTAATGAAGTCGAAGAACTCTGGACTTCagtttttataaaaagaaatatgacagcacttagaagagaaaaacagaccAATAAATACCAGGTCAGCTCCTAAGGACATAACAAGTAGTCCAGAGacaaaagctgtatttggaGGCATActactttattttcattattgcCTTAGAATCActtcaatatattttaaaaatgcaattgcTTTTAATAGTCTTAACAAGCAACTcaagcaaaagcaaataaatagaTTAGTCTTTGTATCACTTCACAGATCTCTCTTCTACATAACAGGATTGAAATGTCTCCTTTCTACAGTGTGTAGTTAAAACCACAGGTTAACAATGTTGCTTTAGTTAACACTGTCTTTTTGTACTAAACCACACATAGAATGGAACATCTGCCTGAAAATTCTGTATGGAACAGCTTAGACCTGCACGGCATTGGCTTTCTGCTCAAGGAAAAAAGTTAGTTTTCAGTTGTCTGTCCTATGTGAGTGAGGAAATACTGCTCCTACAGGGCCTCATGCATATGTGGAAGGAGAAGAGGTATTGCTCAGTCGTGCTCCAGTGCACTgagtaaaataaagaagaaagggTAACTTTACTGCTTGCAGGTAAATACATGTAATCGGAATGTACAGgatctgttttttatttttatgaaagatattttaatgATACACAAATTCCTTCTCATAACTGTAAAGAGAATGTCTCCATTTGAAGAATGATTCATCTCCTATTAAGGAATAAGGGTAGGTATAAAAAGATGTCAGCTTCCTCCAGAGGGACTAGAAAACCATATACAGGCTCCACACAGGAGgctaaaatgaaatacatgctTTTGAACTCTGCAGAGCAACATACACAGGCATTGTGCAGCTTGCCAGGAAAACGTGTTTGGTCATGATCTTTTTCCCTGTTGATTGCTTCTCCATGATATCTCAGAAACAGGAAGGAAGCAGGTGGTGAGCTGCATGAACTCATCAAGCAGGAATAACAGTACTGCTACTATTTTCTAAGTACCTCACAAAATCACGTGCTACATTTAACAGTAATGGGTAAATAGCTGCAGCTcttagaaaagaggaagaacagaagcaaaattcATTAATCTAAGGCACTGGCTCTCTCCTAGCAATCAAGAATGGCTCCATCATCTCCATGTTCTTAACACACTTTTCTTAAAGGCATGACATTCAGCTACTGCTTAGCATGCTTACGGCAAGCCTATTGCCCCTTGGATTTAGGACCACCGTTATGTTCCTGGAAAGACCCTCCTGGCCACCCAGGCAGAAAGCAAGAACGCTGCTACATATCAAAGACCATCTTTTCTATGTGTTTGGACCAACATGTGCACTCATACAAAtaatataaacagaaaataagtgtAGAAGGCCTTTCGGAAGATACTAAAGGAAGACACTGTTTGGGGGTTGCTGTAAGTGTGGTTTAACAGTTACAAGACAGGGAGCTATTAAGGACAAGAAATAATACAAAGCCTCTGGCTTCTCATGGACCTTAAAGGAACTGGGAAGGGGTCCTGTTGCATATTCTGCAGTTCAGAGGGAAGGATTTGTACCTTTAAGTGAAGTCAGATCAGAAATCTCAAAGGAGTTTCCTCACCAAGATTCTTCTAGTCAGTATTTCCTCTTGCAGAATTTGGGGAAAGTGCACCATTTGAACTGCTTTGCTAGGGAGATAATCAGCATATCACTACTTTGCCTTGAACATGCCTCCcagcataaaaatgtatttttctgtgtttatgaaCAACCATTTCACCACTGTAATGGGTATTATACATGTTTCTATTCTGACCACCTAGGTATGGCTAGCTCATAAATTCTGCAGTAAATCAGTTTCCAAGAAATACTTCAAAACATGTACCCTCTAGTTAAATTGTCCCTATggttattaaatatatatattacattataGGTATTATAAGAATAGATTTTTACCTTAATAGTGAAAGCCCAGCTCCAATATAATTTAAGATTGGTCTTGATACTTCTTCTGGGTCAAttccaaaccaaccaaacctgAAACAATCAGTTTCACTTAGTTGCCTTGACTGCATACAAATAAATTATAACCCACTCTTGGAAATCTTTACTCATATAAATAATTCTGCTTAAGTTTATATTTTCAATAACAGATCAGTGCTTCGACTGGCTTGTTGGCTACATCTACTTcacaaaaataatctttaaactaaatttaatttacattgatttttaaaaatatatttaaaaattgaaGTTTATTTATATTATCAGTCCATGCTGTAGAACAAAAAATGCAAGCAGTGTACTAGTTTTGCATTtaacaaatacattatttattccCTCAATTATGTTAGTGAACATCACTGGGCATTCATCTTCCTAATGAGACAGAGGAAacacaaaaagataaaatagtTAATCTGTGTACTTTCCATTGAGATGAAAAAAGATCTTGTATGTACAATAAATCCTCTTCACTGGTGATAGTGTTTTCACTGCATAGTGAACACTGATAGTGTTCATCATTTTCAATGATGAACTGGCAATATTAATTATGTATGACTTGAGATTTAAACTAACTTACCTTGAACTTGCCCAACCTGTCAGCAAATTAAAAGAAGCCCATATCAAAAGACCAAGAGCTAAGCCAATAGTTTTAACAATAGGGACAACTGTAACATTGcctgaaatagaaaaagcaaaattcacATCAGTGAAAAACTAGACTGTAATCttgtatattttttctttagattcTGTGACTATTCAGAAGACAAATTTAGGCAACCAAAGGTGGTAGGAAatagtattttataaaaataaatatattaaacatgtttttttcattaatgccatttaaaaagttatttttgtgtGAATTTGCTGTATAAAATAagcataataaaataatgttttctataAGGATACAGCTCCAGTAGCAGAAAAACTTTAAAAGGCCAAATAGCTACCAAGCAACTATTACTTTATATATAGACAAATTTTTATCACTGTTTTTCTGCAAAGAGTTAGGATTACTTTGGGTTTCAAGAAACAGAACTTCTTTATCCTTACCTGTAGCCCACACAAAACCGCCAACCATAGCCAGAGGCCAGAACCGTGGACAATTCTGGATTAAATTGACCACCAAAGAAACTATCCATATAGAGGCACAGAGAATCCACTGGAAGAACATGCCTATGGAAAAAATCAAATGCACACAAAAGAGAACTTGTAGAATAATGCATGTGTGAATCTCTTACTATTCTATACTTTAGATAAAATAgtacagaaaaatgtgaaagatgCCCACCCCCTTTGTGAATTTCAGGGAACCATGTTACAAGGTATTCAAAAGATACATTTTAGGATGTGATGTTATAATTCTGTCATCTTTCAATCTTTTCCTTACCATGCATTCTTTACATGCAgctgcaaaaaatattttgcgGGATAAAGTTTAAACAAACCCTGATTCTCAAACACTTTTGACAGGTTTCTGACAAAGAGGATATTCAATTACTGCAAACTTCTCTCACCACCCTAGTAGCAAGTAGCACAGATGACTGCACAGGACAAAACTCCTTCAGAGCTCAGGGCTCAGGTTCTTCCACTAATCCAAGACACTGAGAATGACAAAAACTCTGGACCAATCTTTTCTACCTTTGTAGATTCTCTAAGAGTCAGCAAGGCAGATCAGCTGATTTTATACCAGCTGAGCAAAGACTTTTGAAGTCTAGCCTTACCTTGTTAGGACTATATTGGcataaagaagagaaagaggttATATGCAGCCTGTAATGCAGATACTATTATTGCAGTAACACAATGGCAGATTTATTAATCTAGGGATCTATTAATTGACTATGCATCACATAAACATGTAAATACAACACAAACCCAGTAAAGTGTTAAAATTCCAATTAGGAAATAGAAGTGATTGTTTCCTCTCACTGACTCACCAGATCAAATTGAAATTTCAATTTCTGATGGATTTTATGTTAGGTCCCCAATGGAAAGGCAATACTCTGAAGTTCAAAAACTTTTACAATATAAATAACATATTTATTTGAGAACCCCCACAAGGgtaggaaaaatgaaatttaaattttcatagTGAAATGTTCATGAAATACACATAATCACTCTCGAAGTGCGTAACACATAAAAAGGCTCTCCTAAAGATTTGCCACATCCTAAACCATTACATTATTGCTTTATACCACaataataacaaagaaaattaaaacattaaggTTGTTTATAAATCTAACTACAAAAACTCTGGTATTTGCTGGCAAAATATTATTCCTATTagcaaaaataccaaaaccaatAAAAGAATATAAGTAAGCTTACCATCCCCAGTATCAAATTTCTTAACAGGCACAAAGTTTGTCCCAAATAGAAGGACAGCTACTGTGGATGAGGTAAAGCCAATAGCTAGATCTGTTCCATTGCTGACGTTAAAGGTACTGTAAGATTTCCCAATGTTCATCTTTGTTCTGAAGGTGCCTCTCTTTGTGAAGCTGTCTTGCTGAGGGACCTGGCAGATTCTGAAATCAGAGTGGAATTAAACATGTGGAGTattaagcaacctggtctagtagaagatgtccttgcccatggcagggagggctgaacttgatgatctttaagttcccttccaacctaaaccattctattacTCTGTAATACCAATCTAGTTCAGAAATCTGAAACTTAAAGGACCCTACTTACCAATCTCTCAGAAGCTGGTCAGAACAGGGAAGTATATGGTAGAATCCCACCGAAAGCTGCCATAAACCATGAAGAAAGTAACATAAGAACAGATGCACAAACACATATTATCACTATCGTGTGTTTCATAATCAGCTTCACAGAAAAGCATGTCTAAAACCACACAATACCAATGTACAGATGCACTCAAAGGTTATGAGGACTTGAATCTGAGAGACCTGACACTTCAGTGAGATACGGTACCAGAATATTCCTTACTCCTGTAGCCAAAACAGGGGATCACACTGAAATGAGTGAAAAAGCAGGGGTTAGACAAAATCTCAATTGGCAGAAGCTACAGCAACATGCAGCCCTGCTTCCTGGGTGTCAGGAACTGGCACAGAGATTCTATAAATGCCACAGTGGGAGTAATATAGGATCATCAGATAACCACAGGGATTGCTGTAGCTGATACGAAATGGGAATAAaggttcattttttttctgtgggtaACAAAATAAGCTGCCTCTAAAGTTTCTTAGTTCATTCCAGATAACTATAATAGGAATGgcaaagactttttttaatCCCGTAATAcctctccttttctttgaaTGGGAGATTCATCTTGAGGTTACACTCAACAGAAGTACTACATACATACTTTAGATACAGATTGTGACTTTCACAGAAAAAGTGGCTCTAAGGACAACTATAACAATATGATCTTTGCATACTGAATCTTAAGACACATGTAAAAGACTAAATGtaagaaaagcatttggaaattTACCTTCAAATGGCAGCAGTATACTTAATATGCTGTGAGTATAAAGGGGcatatttatagaaaaatacatgcaaTCCTGTTGTTGAAGTAATGCTATTTATACTGACTCAAATGGCATCTTAATGCAGTTTGACATTCCCCAGTGTAGGTGAACTAGTTACtgtctgga
Proteins encoded:
- the TMEM144 gene encoding transmembrane protein 144 produces the protein MNIGKSYSTFNVSNGTDLAIGFTSSTVAVLLFGTNFVPVKKFDTGDGMFFQWILCASIWIVSLVVNLIQNCPRFWPLAMVGGFVWATGNVTVVPIVKTIGLALGLLIWASFNLLTGWASSRFGWFGIDPEEVSRPILNYIGAGLSLLSAVIFLFIKTEVQSSSTSLESTPLLRESSINVPEDASDDSWVNRLSPAKKRLVGCSLAVVAGILYGSSFVPVLYIKDHGRRNATVYAGASQFDLDYVFAHFSGIFLTSTVYFLIYCAVRKNKPNVYPQAILPGFVSGVLWAVANCCWFIANHYLSAVVSFPIITAGPGLVASMWGVLVFKEIKGLKNYILLSVAFCIIMAGSFSTAFSKV